From Mycolicibacterium cosmeticum, a single genomic window includes:
- a CDS encoding membrane protein produces MATQSVPRHAGAAGYRPSAAGRAAGLVLVLTAALAVLAVAFALPAAKSRPHDIPIGIAGPQAATGQVARALEQRAPGAFDVTYYPGEQALREAIRDRQVYGGVSFGPEPTVFTATGASPVVAQLLGQIGAGLAQQTGRPLSTEDLAPPTAQDPRGAGLAAAALPITLAGILPAIALVLLVPGARWTALTAAVGFAGLMGLTVALLLRYVLGSIEDNLWGVAAGLALGVLAALLVMLGLGALFGKVGLAIGAALALLVGNPLSGLTSAPEMLPGGWGTFGQLLPQGATATLLRSTAYFAGSGAAMAIAVLTCWAVAGLVLLLAAGLRKS; encoded by the coding sequence ATGGCAACTCAGTCCGTCCCCCGGCATGCCGGGGCAGCGGGGTATCGGCCATCGGCGGCGGGCCGCGCCGCGGGTCTGGTGCTCGTCCTCACCGCCGCACTGGCCGTCCTCGCCGTCGCGTTCGCCCTGCCGGCGGCGAAGTCCCGGCCGCACGACATCCCGATCGGGATCGCCGGACCCCAGGCCGCCACCGGCCAGGTCGCCCGCGCGCTGGAACAGCGGGCACCCGGCGCGTTCGACGTCACCTACTACCCCGGCGAGCAGGCGCTGCGCGAGGCGATCCGCGACCGGCAGGTCTACGGCGGTGTTTCGTTCGGGCCCGAGCCCACCGTGTTCACCGCGACGGGCGCCAGTCCGGTCGTCGCGCAGCTGCTCGGCCAGATCGGCGCCGGACTGGCCCAGCAGACCGGGCGTCCGCTGTCCACCGAGGACCTCGCCCCGCCGACGGCGCAGGATCCGCGCGGCGCCGGGCTGGCGGCCGCGGCCCTGCCGATCACCCTGGCCGGGATCCTGCCCGCCATCGCGTTGGTGCTGCTGGTCCCCGGCGCCCGCTGGACCGCCCTGACCGCCGCGGTCGGCTTCGCCGGCTTGATGGGCCTGACGGTGGCGCTGCTGCTGCGCTACGTGCTCGGGTCCATCGAGGACAACCTGTGGGGCGTCGCCGCCGGGCTGGCGCTGGGGGTGCTGGCCGCCCTGCTGGTGATGCTCGGGCTGGGCGCCTTGTTCGGGAAGGTGGGGTTGGCCATCGGCGCCGCGCTGGCATTGCTGGTCGGCAATCCGCTGTCCGGCTTGACGAGTGCCCCCGAGATGCTGCCCGGCGGCTGGGGCACGTTCGGCCAGTTGTTACCGCAGGGGGCGACCGCGACGCTGCTGCGGTCGACGGCGTACTTCGCCGGATCCGGTGCCGCCATGGCGATCGCCGTGCTCACCTGCTGGGCGGTGGCCGGACTGGTCCTCCTGCTCGCCGCGGGGCTGCGGAAGAGCTAA
- a CDS encoding TetR/AcrR family transcriptional regulator, producing MSSPAKTAARRGRRQGEPVSREAVLAAAKARFAADGYEKTTLRAIARDAHVDPSMVLYLFGSKADLFRESLRLIIDPTTLVAAMSDGDGTIGDRLVRQYLQIWEAPESAATMVAMLQSATSNPDAHDAFRTFMQNYVLTAVSGALGAETAPRLRAMLAATNLVGTALLRYVMKVPPLADLPADQVATLIAPTVTRYLTADADELGLPPD from the coding sequence ATGTCTTCACCAGCGAAGACGGCCGCACGCCGTGGCCGGCGTCAAGGGGAACCGGTATCGCGGGAGGCGGTGCTGGCCGCCGCCAAGGCCCGCTTCGCCGCCGACGGCTACGAGAAGACGACGCTGCGCGCCATCGCCCGCGACGCCCACGTCGACCCGTCGATGGTGCTGTACCTGTTCGGCTCCAAGGCCGACCTGTTCCGCGAGTCGCTCCGGCTGATCATCGATCCCACGACGCTGGTGGCCGCGATGTCCGACGGCGACGGCACCATCGGGGACCGGCTGGTGCGCCAGTACCTGCAGATCTGGGAAGCGCCGGAGAGCGCCGCCACCATGGTCGCGATGCTGCAGTCGGCGACGTCGAACCCCGATGCGCACGACGCCTTCCGCACGTTCATGCAGAACTACGTGCTCACCGCGGTCTCGGGTGCGCTCGGCGCCGAAACCGCCCCCCGGCTGCGGGCCATGCTGGCCGCCACCAATCTGGTGGGCACCGCGCTGCTGCGCTATGTGATGAAGGTGCCGCCGCTGGCCGACCTCCCGGCCGACCAGGTGGCCACCCTGATCGCCCCGACGGTCACCCGCTACCTGACCGCCGACGCCGACGAGCTGGGGTTGCCGCCGGACTGA
- a CDS encoding GAP family protein, whose product MSGNFGSTLTELVPLALVIALSPLTIIPAVLALHTAQPRRTGLMFLLGWLLGTGLLTGIFVEVSDLMGTLDKPPVWASWLRIAVGALLIVFGAYRWFTRNQSEHSPAWMRKLADLTPVRALATAAVLAVVNPKVLFICAAAGLAIGTAGLGRVHAWVALIYFVAVAASTVAIPILAYAVSGDRLAQPLARLTRWLERQHGALVAAILVVIGVLVLYKGIHGL is encoded by the coding sequence ATGTCCGGGAATTTCGGTTCGACGCTGACCGAGCTCGTCCCTCTGGCCCTGGTGATCGCGCTGTCACCGTTGACCATCATCCCCGCCGTGTTGGCCCTGCACACCGCGCAACCGCGCCGGACCGGGCTGATGTTCCTGCTGGGCTGGCTGCTCGGCACGGGCCTGCTGACCGGGATCTTCGTCGAGGTCTCCGACCTGATGGGCACGCTGGACAAACCGCCGGTCTGGGCGTCGTGGCTGCGGATCGCGGTGGGTGCGTTGCTCATCGTGTTCGGCGCCTACCGCTGGTTCACCCGCAACCAGTCCGAGCATTCGCCGGCCTGGATGCGCAAGCTGGCCGACCTCACCCCGGTGCGCGCGCTGGCGACCGCGGCAGTCCTGGCGGTGGTCAACCCCAAGGTGTTGTTCATCTGCGCCGCAGCCGGTTTGGCCATCGGCACCGCCGGACTGGGCCGGGTGCACGCCTGGGTGGCACTGATCTATTTCGTCGCGGTGGCCGCGTCGACGGTGGCCATCCCGATCCTGGCCTACGCGGTATCCGGTGACCGGTTGGCCCAGCCGCTCGCCCGGCTCACGCGGTGGCTGGAGCGCCAGCACGGCGCCCTGGTCGCGGCGATCCTCGTCGTGATCGGTGTCCTGGTGTTGTACAAGGGAATTCACGGACTGTGA
- a CDS encoding guanine deaminase: protein MSQIHYGHIFHIAGSPAISESPGALVSIPDGALVLDGRGRIAFCGSRTDIPSEYAAAVVHDHRPGYLLPGFVDTHIHFPQTYAGDSYGGGQLLEWLTQCIFPAESRFADPVFAAAAAAEFCDRRIAAGTTAAMVFGSAFPHAQDALFTETQRRGLRIVSGRGIQTVGPDSAGPLLTSEDDAIRLTRAEIDRWHAADTGDVDTALLHVAVVPRFALSVTTETLKNLGDLYDSVRDRGVYMHTHLNENNRPGTGEVDVTKSTYGVQSYLDTYDGRFLPGSAVGGASLLGRRTVLAHAVHCTDAELARMAETGTSISHCPVSQLFLGSGTMPWRRTVASGVNLSAGTDFGGGDEWLIPRVLGDAFKVHISEDGDAGTSLHPAELLFLGTLGGARALDMEHRFGNFDAGKEADFVVVDPARTPALSAALTTGIRSAEPQLARDQTLFALLLGLRESSVAAVYVQGRHLNP from the coding sequence GTGAGTCAGATCCACTACGGGCACATCTTCCACATCGCGGGCAGCCCGGCCATCAGCGAGTCACCGGGCGCCCTGGTGTCCATCCCCGACGGCGCGCTGGTGCTCGACGGCCGCGGGCGGATTGCCTTCTGCGGCAGCCGAACCGATATCCCGTCGGAGTATGCCGCCGCGGTGGTCCACGACCACCGGCCGGGTTATCTGCTGCCCGGCTTCGTCGACACCCACATCCATTTCCCGCAGACCTACGCCGGGGACTCCTACGGTGGCGGACAGCTGCTGGAGTGGCTCACCCAGTGCATCTTTCCCGCCGAGTCCCGGTTCGCCGACCCGGTCTTCGCGGCCGCGGCGGCCGCCGAGTTCTGCGACCGGCGGATCGCGGCGGGCACCACCGCCGCGATGGTGTTCGGCTCGGCCTTCCCGCACGCCCAGGATGCGTTGTTCACCGAGACGCAGCGGCGCGGGCTGCGGATCGTCAGCGGCCGCGGCATCCAGACCGTCGGCCCGGACTCGGCGGGCCCACTGCTCACCTCGGAGGACGACGCCATCCGGCTCACCCGGGCCGAGATCGATCGGTGGCACGCCGCGGACACCGGTGATGTGGACACCGCGCTGCTGCACGTCGCCGTGGTGCCCAGATTCGCCCTGTCGGTCACCACCGAGACGCTGAAAAACCTTGGCGATCTCTACGATTCGGTGCGCGATCGCGGCGTGTACATGCACACCCATCTCAACGAGAACAACCGCCCCGGCACGGGGGAGGTGGACGTCACCAAGTCGACCTACGGGGTGCAGTCCTATCTGGACACCTACGACGGCCGGTTCCTGCCGGGGTCCGCCGTCGGCGGGGCCAGCCTGCTGGGCCGGCGGACCGTCCTGGCGCACGCGGTGCACTGCACCGACGCCGAACTGGCCCGGATGGCCGAGACCGGCACCTCCATCTCGCACTGCCCGGTGTCACAACTGTTCCTCGGATCGGGCACCATGCCGTGGCGGCGCACCGTCGCATCGGGGGTGAACCTCTCGGCCGGAACGGATTTCGGTGGGGGTGACGAATGGCTCATCCCGAGGGTGCTGGGCGACGCGTTCAAGGTGCACATCTCCGAGGACGGGGACGCCGGAACGTCACTGCACCCCGCCGAGCTGTTGTTCCTGGGCACCCTCGGCGGGGCCAGGGCACTGGACATGGAACACCGGTTCGGCAACTTCGACGCCGGCAAAGAGGCCGACTTCGTCGTCGTCGACCCGGCCCGAACGCCCGCCCTGTCCGCCGCACTGACCACCGGGATCCGGTCGGCCGAACCCCAATTGGCGCGTGATCAAACACTTTTCGCGCTGCTGCTGGGGTTGCGTGAATCATCGGTCGCCGCCGTCTACGTCCAGGGCCGTCACCTGAACCCGTGA
- a CDS encoding antibiotic biosynthesis monooxygenase codes for MSAIVVTFFHRPADQTAFDAWAGELAAVARAAPGFVDAAVSVHTDPRLQLAVSATFGTEGQLHAWLDSAAHAAVLRDGRARGLHRASSDLVVVEGECTPPGVAVFRHPVSVGREADFIAAQGDLTTASAGFSGYEGTVVFPGTGPGGEWLTLIRFRTENLLSGWLKSPQRIAALPSLRSALDHDFSTFSHTTPLGTTVRFENGKTEMTPSWKTAMLVLMVLYPTVMLLARFLGPVLDRFGAEPWLAMWLSQVASVSLMQWVLMPFAVARTRRWLDPVAGRSRAISVRGAAAVCAVYAVTLTVFASITWLQFWDYPG; via the coding sequence ATGAGTGCCATCGTCGTCACTTTCTTCCATCGCCCCGCCGACCAGACCGCGTTCGACGCCTGGGCCGGCGAGCTGGCCGCCGTCGCCCGGGCTGCACCCGGCTTCGTCGACGCGGCGGTGTCGGTGCACACCGACCCGCGCCTGCAGCTGGCGGTGTCGGCCACCTTCGGCACCGAGGGACAGTTGCACGCCTGGCTGGACAGCGCGGCGCATGCGGCGGTGCTGCGCGACGGCCGGGCGCGCGGCCTGCACCGGGCGTCATCCGATCTGGTCGTGGTGGAGGGCGAGTGCACCCCGCCCGGGGTCGCGGTGTTCCGGCATCCGGTGTCGGTGGGCCGGGAAGCCGACTTCATCGCCGCGCAGGGCGATCTGACGACGGCCAGCGCGGGCTTCTCCGGTTACGAGGGCACGGTGGTGTTCCCCGGCACCGGGCCCGGAGGCGAGTGGCTGACACTGATCCGGTTCCGCACCGAGAACCTGCTGTCCGGCTGGCTGAAATCCCCGCAACGGATTGCGGCGCTGCCGTCGCTGCGCTCGGCGCTGGACCACGACTTCTCCACCTTCTCGCACACCACCCCGCTGGGCACCACGGTGCGTTTCGAGAACGGCAAGACGGAGATGACGCCGAGTTGGAAGACGGCGATGCTCGTGCTGATGGTGCTGTACCCGACGGTGATGCTGCTGGCGCGCTTCCTCGGTCCGGTACTCGACCGGTTCGGCGCCGAGCCCTGGCTGGCGATGTGGCTGAGCCAGGTGGCCAGCGTGTCACTGATGCAGTGGGTGCTGATGCCGTTCGCGGTGGCGCGGACCCGGCGCTGGCTGGATCCCGTGGCAGGCCGAAGCCGGGCGATCAGCGTGCGCGGCGCCGCGGCGGTGTGCGCGGTGTACGCTGTGACGCTCACCGTGTTCGCGAGCATCACCTGGTTGCAGTTCTGGGACTATCCGGGCTGA
- a CDS encoding Rv0361 family membrane protein, whose translation MRVAPVLASAVLCSAIALAGCTRETPGAAVPPPGLTALPRSDEDRIADLVDRFEQAWNDREFGQMRELMCAEMRGQREFGEDSLREARSGSGRLDLEITDLEIGDGSATAVIENHGEDPDDIAFEYEGGEWKWCEF comes from the coding sequence ATGCGCGTGGCCCCGGTGTTGGCATCTGCGGTGCTGTGTTCGGCCATCGCGCTGGCGGGCTGCACCCGGGAGACCCCCGGCGCCGCGGTACCACCGCCGGGGCTGACCGCGCTGCCGCGGTCCGACGAGGACCGGATCGCCGACCTGGTCGACCGCTTCGAGCAGGCTTGGAACGACCGGGAATTCGGCCAGATGCGGGAGTTGATGTGCGCCGAGATGCGGGGGCAGCGTGAGTTCGGCGAGGACAGCCTGCGGGAGGCGCGGTCGGGGTCCGGCCGGCTGGATCTGGAGATCACCGACCTGGAGATCGGCGACGGCAGTGCGACGGCCGTGATCGAGAACCACGGCGAGGATCCCGACGACATCGCCTTCGAATACGAAGGCGGCGAGTGGAAATGGTGCGAGTTCTGA
- a CDS encoding CYTH domain-containing protein produces the protein MSGYRDFEFERKFVVDELPAIAASDPSPVLIVQAYLFAADGYAVRVRVQGPAVAEPDRAPADLVAALGDESIGTMTAKGPAAGGTRYEAERELDPMVAGQIVQRAEHVVAKIRYSVWLNEDGWILDRFLGANAPLVLAEVERGGPVVDLVIPDFCVTEVSEDDRFRNEYLAHRPFGGWADAYRREFAEQGPTFVANLGQNRFGGT, from the coding sequence ATGTCCGGCTACCGAGATTTCGAATTCGAGCGGAAGTTCGTCGTCGACGAACTGCCCGCCATCGCAGCATCGGACCCCAGCCCCGTCCTGATCGTGCAGGCCTACCTGTTCGCGGCCGACGGGTACGCGGTCCGCGTCCGCGTGCAGGGACCCGCTGTCGCCGAACCGGATCGGGCTCCCGCCGACCTGGTGGCGGCGCTGGGTGACGAGTCGATCGGCACCATGACCGCCAAGGGCCCCGCGGCCGGCGGCACCCGGTACGAGGCCGAACGCGAACTCGACCCGATGGTCGCGGGCCAGATCGTGCAGCGCGCCGAGCATGTGGTGGCCAAGATCCGCTACTCGGTGTGGCTGAACGAGGACGGCTGGATCCTGGACCGCTTCCTGGGCGCCAACGCCCCTCTGGTGCTGGCCGAGGTGGAGCGCGGCGGGCCCGTCGTCGACCTGGTGATCCCGGATTTCTGCGTCACCGAGGTGTCCGAAGACGATCGGTTCCGCAACGAGTACCTGGCGCACCGGCCGTTCGGCGGATGGGCGGACGCCTATCGGCGCGAGTTCGCCGAGCAGGGACCGACCTTCGTGGCCAACCTGGGCCAGAACCGGTTCGGGGGGACCTGA
- a CDS encoding GntR family transcriptional regulator, with the protein MAGPDREDDGLALAPLQGSGRRAEQVMEAVRAAIDAGTMRPGVKYSVYRLADALAVSRTPVRDALLRLEEVGLIRFEARQGFRILLPDPKEIADIFAIRLALELPAVGRAAVGCDAALSAQLRHRMQLLRTAADAGDERTFARHDHLLHDDILAAAGNARARAIIGSLRESTRLLGATTADRDRSLFDIDAEHRPVITAITENRPAEAVAAMRHHLTSTGQLLVAQAIRDQDAPLDTATVWARAVT; encoded by the coding sequence ATGGCCGGTCCAGATCGCGAGGACGACGGGCTCGCACTGGCCCCACTGCAGGGCAGCGGCCGGCGCGCCGAGCAGGTGATGGAGGCGGTGCGCGCGGCCATCGACGCCGGCACCATGCGCCCCGGGGTCAAGTACTCGGTCTATCGCCTCGCCGACGCGCTGGCGGTATCGCGCACCCCCGTCCGCGATGCCCTGCTGCGGCTCGAGGAAGTGGGGCTGATCCGATTCGAGGCCCGGCAGGGCTTCCGCATCCTGCTGCCCGACCCGAAAGAGATCGCCGACATCTTCGCCATCCGGCTGGCCCTGGAACTGCCCGCGGTCGGCCGGGCCGCCGTCGGCTGCGACGCGGCACTGAGCGCGCAACTGCGGCACCGGATGCAGCTGCTGCGGACCGCCGCCGACGCCGGCGACGAACGCACCTTCGCCCGGCACGACCACCTGCTGCACGACGACATCCTGGCCGCGGCCGGAAATGCCCGCGCCAGGGCGATCATCGGGTCGCTGCGCGAGTCCACCCGCCTGCTCGGTGCCACCACCGCCGACCGGGACCGCAGCCTGTTCGACATCGATGCCGAACACCGGCCGGTGATCACCGCCATCACCGAGAACCGGCCGGCTGAGGCCGTCGCGGCGATGCGCCACCACCTCACCTCGACCGGGCAGCTGTTGGTCGCCCAGGCCATCCGCGACCAGGATGCACCGTTGGACACCGCGACCGTGTGGGCGCGGGCGGTGACCTGA
- a CDS encoding FAD-binding and (Fe-S)-binding domain-containing protein yields the protein MPGMTEVQALHAALRAAGIGDVRVDGTSRAAYSSDASLYRVIPTAVVCPADHDEVAAVLRVCREQRVPVTARGGGTSIAGNAVGAGVVLDFSRYMNRVLAIDPDARTAVVQPGVVQAVLQRAAAPFGLRFGPDPSSLSRCTIGGMIGNNACGSRALGYGRTSDNVAAMRVLTAAGDDLRLVSGWRGADRPATPMLDALADVTRSGLATIRTEFGRFGRQVSGYSLEHLLPENGFDVARLLVGSEGTLAVCIEATVDLVREPAHRILVVLGYPDIATAGDAAPVIVAHRPSACEGIDSRIVDVVRERKGAGAVPPLPAGAAWVFVEVVGDTSDEAHRRAVEVSRTCGAVDALVVEDQARAAALWRIRADGAGLAARSPVGRPAHAGWEDAAVPPDRLGDYLREFDALMAEFGVTGMPYGHFGEGCLHIRIDLPLDRPGGTAVFRDFVSAAATLVAGYGGSLSGEHGDGRARGELLPLMYSPDALALLAAVKHTFDPDDLLNPGVVVRPAPLDADLRVPAAPALRRNLALAYRHDDGDFSQAVHRCTGVGKCRADNSGIGEVMCPSYAATREEKDSTRGRARVLQEMVNGGEVRGGWRSPEVHEALDLCLSCKGCASDCPTGVDMAAYKAEVLHQSYRRRVRPASHYSLGWLPRWAKAAAVAPRLANSVIGLPVVGRAALTAAGVDPRRSVPAFAPETFRRWFRRNVSGGDTAGPPGTDEVLLFVDTFTNYFAPEVGIATVRVLQDAGYRPRLTDEQQCCGLTWISTGQLDAARRILGRTLSALAPAVQRGVPVLGMEPSCTAVLRSDAAELVGGEHAEAVGAATHSLAELLTARGWQPPPLAGTTVVAQPHCHHHSVLGWGADAQLLRAAGADVTRLAGCCGLAGNFGVEKGHYEVSVAVAEQQLLPAVRAADAATPILADGFSCRTQLDDLTDRRGIHLAQLLAERLPEPTIAKTDPKR from the coding sequence ATGCCAGGAATGACCGAGGTGCAAGCGCTGCACGCCGCCCTGCGGGCCGCCGGGATCGGCGACGTCCGGGTGGACGGCACCAGCAGGGCCGCCTATTCCTCGGACGCGTCGCTGTACCGGGTGATCCCGACCGCGGTGGTCTGTCCCGCCGACCATGACGAGGTGGCGGCGGTCCTGCGGGTGTGCCGGGAGCAGCGGGTGCCCGTCACCGCGCGCGGCGGCGGCACCTCGATCGCCGGTAATGCGGTGGGCGCCGGCGTGGTCCTCGACTTCAGCCGGTACATGAACCGGGTACTGGCCATCGATCCCGACGCCCGCACCGCCGTGGTGCAACCCGGTGTGGTGCAGGCGGTGCTGCAACGGGCGGCCGCGCCGTTCGGTCTGCGGTTCGGGCCGGACCCGTCGTCGCTGTCGCGCTGCACCATCGGCGGGATGATCGGCAACAACGCCTGCGGGTCCCGGGCCCTGGGCTACGGCCGGACCTCCGACAACGTCGCCGCCATGCGGGTTCTCACCGCGGCGGGCGACGACCTGCGGCTGGTGTCGGGATGGCGCGGCGCCGACCGTCCGGCCACACCGATGCTCGATGCGCTGGCCGACGTGACCCGGTCCGGACTGGCCACCATCCGCACCGAATTCGGCCGGTTCGGCAGGCAGGTCTCCGGATACTCCCTGGAACACCTGTTGCCCGAGAACGGGTTCGACGTCGCCCGGTTGCTGGTGGGCAGCGAGGGCACGCTCGCGGTGTGCATCGAGGCGACGGTGGATCTGGTGCGCGAACCCGCCCACCGGATACTGGTGGTGCTGGGCTACCCCGATATCGCGACGGCCGGTGACGCCGCCCCGGTGATCGTGGCGCACCGCCCGTCGGCGTGCGAAGGCATCGACTCCCGCATCGTCGACGTGGTGCGCGAGCGCAAGGGCGCCGGCGCCGTCCCGCCGTTACCCGCCGGTGCGGCATGGGTTTTCGTCGAAGTGGTGGGTGACACGAGCGACGAGGCGCACCGGCGCGCCGTCGAGGTGTCCCGCACCTGCGGTGCCGTCGACGCCCTGGTGGTCGAGGATCAGGCGCGGGCCGCCGCACTCTGGCGGATCCGGGCCGACGGAGCCGGCCTGGCCGCCCGCAGTCCCGTCGGACGGCCCGCGCACGCCGGCTGGGAGGACGCGGCCGTGCCGCCGGACCGGCTCGGCGACTATCTGCGCGAATTCGACGCGCTAATGGCCGAATTCGGGGTCACCGGCATGCCGTACGGCCATTTCGGCGAGGGCTGCCTGCACATCCGCATCGACCTGCCGCTGGACCGCCCCGGCGGCACCGCGGTGTTCCGGGATTTCGTGTCCGCCGCCGCCACCCTGGTGGCCGGCTACGGCGGATCGCTGTCCGGGGAGCACGGCGACGGCCGGGCACGTGGTGAACTGCTGCCGCTGATGTACTCGCCGGACGCGCTGGCGCTGCTGGCCGCGGTCAAACACACCTTCGACCCCGACGATCTGCTCAATCCCGGTGTGGTGGTGCGACCCGCTCCGCTGGACGCCGACCTGAGGGTGCCCGCCGCCCCGGCCCTGCGGCGCAACCTGGCCCTGGCCTACCGGCACGACGACGGGGACTTCAGCCAGGCGGTGCACCGGTGCACCGGGGTGGGCAAGTGCCGCGCGGACAACAGCGGGATCGGCGAGGTGATGTGCCCGTCGTATGCGGCCACCCGGGAGGAGAAGGACTCCACCCGGGGCCGGGCCCGGGTACTGCAGGAGATGGTCAACGGCGGTGAGGTGCGTGGCGGCTGGCGGTCCCCGGAAGTGCATGAGGCCCTGGACCTCTGCCTGTCGTGCAAGGGCTGCGCCTCGGACTGCCCGACGGGCGTCGACATGGCCGCCTACAAGGCCGAGGTGCTGCACCAGAGCTACCGGCGGCGGGTCCGCCCGGCGTCGCACTACTCGCTGGGCTGGCTGCCGCGCTGGGCGAAGGCGGCAGCGGTGGCCCCCCGGTTGGCCAACTCGGTGATCGGACTACCGGTTGTCGGGCGGGCAGCGCTGACGGCGGCCGGGGTGGACCCGCGCCGGTCGGTGCCCGCGTTCGCACCGGAGACGTTCCGGAGATGGTTCCGCCGCAACGTTTCCGGCGGCGATACGGCGGGGCCGCCGGGCACCGATGAGGTGCTGCTGTTCGTCGACACCTTCACCAACTACTTCGCGCCCGAGGTGGGTATCGCGACCGTCCGCGTCCTGCAGGACGCCGGATACCGGCCCCGGCTCACCGACGAGCAGCAGTGCTGCGGCCTGACCTGGATCTCCACCGGCCAGCTCGACGCGGCGCGGCGCATCCTCGGGCGCACCCTGTCCGCCCTGGCGCCGGCCGTGCAGCGCGGGGTACCGGTGCTGGGCATGGAACCGTCGTGCACCGCGGTGCTGCGCTCCGACGCGGCCGAACTCGTCGGCGGCGAGCACGCCGAGGCGGTCGGCGCCGCCACGCACAGCCTGGCCGAACTGCTCACCGCGCGGGGCTGGCAGCCGCCCCCGCTGGCGGGCACGACGGTGGTCGCCCAGCCGCACTGTCACCACCACTCGGTGCTGGGCTGGGGTGCCGACGCGCAGTTGCTGCGCGCGGCCGGCGCCGACGTGACCAGACTCGCGGGGTGCTGCGGCCTGGCCGGGAACTTCGGGGTGGAGAAGGGGCACTACGAGGTGTCGGTTGCCGTGGCCGAACAACAGCTGCTGCCCGCCGTGCGGGCGGCCGACGCTGCGACGCCGATCCTGGCCGACGGGTTCTCCTGCCGCACCCAACTCGACGATCTGACCGATCGCCGGGGTATCCACCTGGCGCAGCTGCTCGCCGAGCGGCTCCCGGAGCCCACTATCGCCAAAACTGATCCAAAAAGGTAA